A stretch of the Pan troglodytes isolate AG18354 chromosome 20, NHGRI_mPanTro3-v2.0_pri, whole genome shotgun sequence genome encodes the following:
- the LRRC8E gene encoding volume-regulated anion channel subunit LRRC8E: MIPVAEFKQFTEQQPAFKVLKPWWDVLAEYLTVAMLMIGVFGCTLQVTQDKIICLPNHELQENLSEAPCQQLLPRGIPEQIGALQEVKGLKNNLDLQQYSFINQLCYETALHWYAKYFPYLVVIHTLIFMVCTSFWFKFPGTSSKIEHFISILGKCFDSPWTTRALSEVSGENQKGPAATGRAAATTVATAGTGPGKAGEGEKEKVLAEPEKVVTEPPVVTLLDKKEGEQAKALFEKVKKFRMHVEQGDILYTMYIRQTVLKVCKFLAILVYNLVYVEKISFLVACRVETSEVTGYASFCCNHTKAHLFSKLAFCYISFVCIYGLTCIYTLYWLFHRPLKEYSFRSVREETGMGDIPDVKNDFAFMLHLIDQYDSLYSKRFAVFLSEVSESRLKQLNLNHEWTPEKLRQKLQRNAAGRLELALCMLPGLPDTVFELSEVESLRLEAICDITFPPGLSQLVHLQELSLLHSPARLPFSLQVFLRDHLKVMRVKCEELREVPLWVFGLRGLEELHLEGLFPQELARAATLESLRELKQLKVLSLRSNAGKVPASVTDVAGHLQRLSLHNDGARLVALNSLKKLAALRELELVACGLERIPHAVFSLGALQELDLKDNHLRSIEEILSFQHCRKLVTLRLWHNQIAYVPEHVRKLRSLEQLYLSYNKLETLPSQLGLCSGLRLLDVSHNGLHSLPPEVGLLQNLQHLALSYNALEALPEELFFCRKLRTLLLGDNQLSQLSPHVGALRALSRLELKGNRLEALPEELGNCGGLKKAGLLVEDTLYQGLPAEVRDKMEEE, from the exons ATGATCCCAGTggccgagttcaagcagttcacGGAACAGCAGCCTGCGTTCAAGGTGCTCAAACCCTGGTGGGACGTGCTGGCCGAGTACCTCACTGTGGCCATGCTCATGATTGGGGTCTTTGGCTGCACCCTCCAG GTGACACAGGACAAGATCATCTGTCTACCCAATCATGAGCTCCAGGAGAACTTATCAGAGGCCCCGTGCCAGCAATTGCTGCCTCGGGGGATCCCTGAGCAGATTGGGGCCCTGCAGGAGGTTAAAGGCCTTAAGAACAATTTGGACCTGCAGCAATACAGCTTTATTAACCAGCTGTGCTATGAGACGGCCCTGCACTGGTATGCCAAGTACTTCCCTTACCTCGTGGTCATTCACACACTCATCTTCATGGTCTGTACCAGTTTCTGGTTCAAGTTCCCTGGCACCAGCTCCAAGATTGAACACTTCATCTCCATCCTGGGCAAGTGTTTCGACTCTCCATGGACCACCAGGGCCCTATCCGAGGTCTCCGGGGAGAACCAGAAGGGCCCAGCAGCCACCGGACGGGCCGCGGCCACCACAGTGGCCACGGCAGGGACCGGGCCGGGGAAGGCAGGGGAGGGTGAGAAGGAGAAAGTGCTGGCGGAACCGGAGAAGGTGGTGACCGAGCCTCCAGTTGTCACCCTGTTGGACAAGAAGGAGGGTGAGCAAGCCAAAGCCCTGTTTGAGAAGGTGAAGAAGTTCCGCATGCACGTGGAACAGGGCGACATCCTGTACACCATGTACATCCGACAGACGGTGCTGAAAGTGTGTAAGTTCCTGGCCATCCTGGTCTACAACCTGGTCTATGTGGAGAAGATCAGTTTCCTGGTGGCCTGTAGGGTGGAGACGTCAGAGGTCACGGGCTACGCCAGCTTCTGCTGCAACCACACCAAGGCCCACCTCTTCTCCAAGCTGGCCTTCTGTTACATCTCCTTTGTGTGCATCTACGGACTTACCTGCATCTACACGCTCTACTGGCTCTTCCACCGGCCCCTCAAGGAGTACTCCTTCCGTTCCGTGCGGGAGGAGACTGGCATGGGGGACATTCCTGACGTCAAGAATGACTTCGCCTTCATGCTGCACCTCATCGATCAGTACGACTCCCTCTACTCCAAGCGCTTCGCCGTCTTCCTGTCCGAGGTCAGCGAAAGCCGTCTAAAGCAGCTCAATCTCAACCACGAGTGGACGCCCGAGAAGCTTCGACAGAAGCTGCAGCGCAATGCCGCGGGCCGGCTGGAGCTGGCCCTCTGCATGCTGCCGGGTCTGCCCGACACCGTCTTTGAGCTCAGTGAGGTGGAGTCACTCCGGCTGGAGGCCATCTGCGATATCACCTTCCCCCCGGGGCTGTCGCAGCTGGTGCACTTGCAGGAGCTCAGCTTGCTCCACTCGCCCGCCAGGCTACCCTTCTCCTTGCAGGTCTTCCTGCGGGACCACCTGAAGGTGATGCGCGTCAAATGCGAGGAGCTCCGCGAGGTGCCGCTTTGGGTGTTTGGGCTGCGGGGCTTGGAGGAGCTGCACCTGGAGGGGCTTTTCCCCCAGGAGCTAGCTCGGGCGGCCACCCTGGAGAGCCTCCGGGAGCTGAAGCAGCTCAAGGTGTTGTCCCTCCGGAGCAACGCCGGGAAGGTGCCAGCCAGTGTGACCGACGTTGCCGGCCACCTGCAGAGGCTCAGCCTGCACAACGATGGGGCCCGTCTGGTTGCCCTGAACAGCCTCAAGAAGCTGGCGGCATTGCGGGAGCTGGAGCTGGTGGCCTGCGGGCTGGAGCGCATCCCCCATGCAGTGTTCAGCCTGGGTGCGCTGCAGGAACTTGACCTCAAGGACAACCACCTGCGCTCCATCGAGGAAATCCTCAGCTTCCAGCACTGCCGGAAGCTGGTCACGCTCAGGCTGTGGCACAACCAGATCGCCTACGTCCCTGAGCACGTGCGGAAGCTCAGGAGCCTGGAGCAGCTCTACCTGAGCTACAACAAGCTGGAGACCCTGCCCTCCCAGCTCGGCCTGTGCTCAGGCCTCCGTCTGCTGGATGTGTCCCACAACGGGCTACACTCCCTGCCACCCGAGGTGGGCCTCCTGCAGAACCTACAGCACCTGGCCCTCTCCTACAATGCCCTGGAGGCCCTGCCCGAAGAGCTCTTCTTCTGCCGCAAGCTGCGGACGTTGCTTCTGGGCGACAACCAGCTGAGCCAGCTCTCGCCCCACGTGGGTGCCCTCAGGGCCCTCAGCCGCCTGGAGCTCAAAGGCAACCGCTTAGAGGCGCTGCCAGAAGAACTTGGCAACTGTGGGGGGCTCAAGAAGGCGGGGCTCCTGGTGGAAGACACGCTTTACCAGGGTCTGCCGGCAGAAGTGCGGGACAAGATGGAGGAGGAATGA
- the MAP2K7 gene encoding dual specificity mitogen-activated protein kinase kinase 7 isoform X4, giving the protein MAASSLEQKLSRLEAKLKQENREARRRIDLNLDISPQRPRPTLQLPLANDGGSRSPSSESSPQHPTPPARPRHMLGLPSTLFTPRSMESIEIDQKLQEIMKQTGYLTIGGQRYQAEINDLENLGEMGSGTCGQVWKMRFRKTGHVIAVKQMRRSGNKEENKRILMDLDVVLKSHDCPYIVQCFGTFITNTDVFIAMELMGTCAEKLKKRMQGPIPERILGKMTVAIVKALYYLKEKHGVIHRDVKPSNILLDERGQIKLCDFGISGRLVDSKAKTRSAGCAAYMAPERIDPPDPTKPDYDIRADVWSLGISLVELATGQFPYKNCKTDFEVLTKVLQEEPPLLPGHMGFSGDFQSFVKDCLTKDHRKRPKYNKLLEHSFIKRYETLEVDVASWFKDVMAKTESPRTSGVLSQPHLPFFR; this is encoded by the exons ATGGCGGCGTCCTCCCTGGAGCAGAAGCTGTCCCGCCTGGAAgcaaagctgaagcaggagaaccggGAGGCCCGGCGGAGGATCGACCTCAACCTGGATATCAGCCCGCAGCGGCCCAGGCCCA CCCTGCAGCTCCCGCTGGCCAACGATGGGGGCAGCCGCTCGCCATCCTCAGAGAGCTCCCCGCAGCACCCCACGCCCCCTGCCCGGCCCCGCCACATGCTGGGGCTCCCGTCAACCCTGTTCACACCCCGCAGCATGGAGAG CATTGAGATTGACCAGAAGCTGCAGGAGATCATGAAGCAGACGGGCTACCTGACCATCGGGGGCCAG cgCTACCAGGCAGAAATCAACGACCTGGAGAACTTGGGCGAGATGGGCAGCGGCACCTGCGGCCAGGTTTGGAAGATGCGCTTCCGGAAGACCGGCCACGTCATTGCCGTTAAG CAAATGCGGCGCTCGGGGAACAAGGAGGAGAACAAGCGCATCCTCATGGACCTGGATGTGGTGCTCAAGAGCCACGACTGCCCCTACATCGTGCAGTGCTTTGGGACGTTCATCACCAAC ACGGACGTCTTCATCGCCATGGAGCTCATGGGCACCTGCGCTGAAAAGCTCAAGAAGCGGATGCAGGGCCCCATTCCCGAGCGCATTCTGGGCAAGATGACAGTGGCG ATTGTGAAGGCGCTGTACTACCTGAAGGAGAAGCACGGTGTCATCCACCGCGACGTCAAGCCCTCCAACATCCTGCTGGACGAGCGGGGCCAGATCAAGCTCTGCGACTTCGGCATCAGCGGCCGCCTGGTGGACTCCAAAGCCAAGACGCGGAGCGCCGGCTGTGCCGCCTACATGGCA CCCGAGCGCATTGACCCCCCAGACCCCACCAAGCCGGACTATGACATCCGGGCCGACGTATGGAGCCTGGGCATCTCGTTG GTGGAGCTGGCAACAGGACAGTTTCCCTACAAGAACTGCAAGACGGACTTTGAGGTCCTCACCAAAGTCCTACAGGAAGAGCCCCCGCTTCTGCCCGGACACATGGGCTTCTCGGGGGACTTCCAGTCCTTCGTCAAAGACTG CCTTACTAAAGATCACAGGAAGAGACCAAAGTATAATAAGCTACTT GAACACAGCTTCATCAAGCGCTACGAGACGCTGGAGGTGGACGTGGCGTCCTGGTTCAAGGATGTCATGGCGAAGACTGAGTCACCGCGGACTAGCGGCGTCCTGAGCCAGCCCCACCTGCCCTTCTTCAGGTAG
- the MAP2K7 gene encoding dual specificity mitogen-activated protein kinase kinase 7 isoform X2 gives MAASSLEQKLSRLEAKLKQENREARRRIDLNLDISPQRPRPIIVITLSPAPAPSQRAALQLPLANDGGSRSPSSESSPQHPTPPARPRHMLGLPSTLFTPRSMESIEIDQKLQEIMKQTGYLTIGGQRYQAEINDLENLGEMGSGTCGQVWKMRFRKTGHVIAVKQMRRSGNKEENKRILMDLDVVLKSHDCPYIVQCFGTFITNTDVFIAMELMGTCAEKLKKRMQGPIPERILGKMTVAIVKALYYLKEKHGVIHRDVKPSNILLDERGQIKLCDFGISGRLVDSKAKTRSAGCAAYMAPERIDPPDPTKPDYDIRADVWSLGISLVELATGQFPYKNCKTDFEVLTKVLQEEPPLLPGHMGFSGDFQSFVKDCLTKDHRKRPKYNKLLEHSFIKRYETLEVDVASWFKDVMAKTESPRTSGVLSQPHLPFFR, from the exons ATGGCGGCGTCCTCCCTGGAGCAGAAGCTGTCCCGCCTGGAAgcaaagctgaagcaggagaaccggGAGGCCCGGCGGAGGATCGACCTCAACCTGGATATCAGCCCGCAGCGGCCCAGGCCCA TTATTGTGATCACTCTAAGCCCTGCTCCTGCCCCGTCCCAACGAGCAG CCCTGCAGCTCCCGCTGGCCAACGATGGGGGCAGCCGCTCGCCATCCTCAGAGAGCTCCCCGCAGCACCCCACGCCCCCTGCCCGGCCCCGCCACATGCTGGGGCTCCCGTCAACCCTGTTCACACCCCGCAGCATGGAGAG CATTGAGATTGACCAGAAGCTGCAGGAGATCATGAAGCAGACGGGCTACCTGACCATCGGGGGCCAG cgCTACCAGGCAGAAATCAACGACCTGGAGAACTTGGGCGAGATGGGCAGCGGCACCTGCGGCCAGGTTTGGAAGATGCGCTTCCGGAAGACCGGCCACGTCATTGCCGTTAAG CAAATGCGGCGCTCGGGGAACAAGGAGGAGAACAAGCGCATCCTCATGGACCTGGATGTGGTGCTCAAGAGCCACGACTGCCCCTACATCGTGCAGTGCTTTGGGACGTTCATCACCAAC ACGGACGTCTTCATCGCCATGGAGCTCATGGGCACCTGCGCTGAAAAGCTCAAGAAGCGGATGCAGGGCCCCATTCCCGAGCGCATTCTGGGCAAGATGACAGTGGCG ATTGTGAAGGCGCTGTACTACCTGAAGGAGAAGCACGGTGTCATCCACCGCGACGTCAAGCCCTCCAACATCCTGCTGGACGAGCGGGGCCAGATCAAGCTCTGCGACTTCGGCATCAGCGGCCGCCTGGTGGACTCCAAAGCCAAGACGCGGAGCGCCGGCTGTGCCGCCTACATGGCA CCCGAGCGCATTGACCCCCCAGACCCCACCAAGCCGGACTATGACATCCGGGCCGACGTATGGAGCCTGGGCATCTCGTTG GTGGAGCTGGCAACAGGACAGTTTCCCTACAAGAACTGCAAGACGGACTTTGAGGTCCTCACCAAAGTCCTACAGGAAGAGCCCCCGCTTCTGCCCGGACACATGGGCTTCTCGGGGGACTTCCAGTCCTTCGTCAAAGACTG CCTTACTAAAGATCACAGGAAGAGACCAAAGTATAATAAGCTACTT GAACACAGCTTCATCAAGCGCTACGAGACGCTGGAGGTGGACGTGGCGTCCTGGTTCAAGGATGTCATGGCGAAGACTGAGTCACCGCGGACTAGCGGCGTCCTGAGCCAGCCCCACCTGCCCTTCTTCAGGTAG
- the MAP2K7 gene encoding dual specificity mitogen-activated protein kinase kinase 7 isoform X3, with amino-acid sequence MAASSLEQKLSRLEAKLKQENREARRRIDLNLDISPQRPRPTLQLPLANDGGSRSPSSESSPQHPTPPARPRHMLGLPSTLFTPRSMESIEIDQKLQEIMKQTGYLTIGGQRYQAEINDLENLGEMGSGTCGQVWKMRFRKTGHVIAVKQMRRSGNKEENKRILMDLDVVLKSHDCPYIVQCFGTFITNTDVFIAMELMGTCAEKLKKRMQGPIPERILGKMTVAIVKALYYLKEKHGVIHRDVKPSNILLDERGQIKLCDFGISGRLVDSKAKTRSAGCAAYMAPERIDPPDPTKPDYDIRADVWSLGISLPCPSPSQVELATGQFPYKNCKTDFEVLTKVLQEEPPLLPGHMGFSGDFQSFVKDCLTKDHRKRPKYNKLLEHSFIKRYETLEVDVASWFKDVMAKTESPRTSGVLSQPHLPFFR; translated from the exons ATGGCGGCGTCCTCCCTGGAGCAGAAGCTGTCCCGCCTGGAAgcaaagctgaagcaggagaaccggGAGGCCCGGCGGAGGATCGACCTCAACCTGGATATCAGCCCGCAGCGGCCCAGGCCCA CCCTGCAGCTCCCGCTGGCCAACGATGGGGGCAGCCGCTCGCCATCCTCAGAGAGCTCCCCGCAGCACCCCACGCCCCCTGCCCGGCCCCGCCACATGCTGGGGCTCCCGTCAACCCTGTTCACACCCCGCAGCATGGAGAG CATTGAGATTGACCAGAAGCTGCAGGAGATCATGAAGCAGACGGGCTACCTGACCATCGGGGGCCAG cgCTACCAGGCAGAAATCAACGACCTGGAGAACTTGGGCGAGATGGGCAGCGGCACCTGCGGCCAGGTTTGGAAGATGCGCTTCCGGAAGACCGGCCACGTCATTGCCGTTAAG CAAATGCGGCGCTCGGGGAACAAGGAGGAGAACAAGCGCATCCTCATGGACCTGGATGTGGTGCTCAAGAGCCACGACTGCCCCTACATCGTGCAGTGCTTTGGGACGTTCATCACCAAC ACGGACGTCTTCATCGCCATGGAGCTCATGGGCACCTGCGCTGAAAAGCTCAAGAAGCGGATGCAGGGCCCCATTCCCGAGCGCATTCTGGGCAAGATGACAGTGGCG ATTGTGAAGGCGCTGTACTACCTGAAGGAGAAGCACGGTGTCATCCACCGCGACGTCAAGCCCTCCAACATCCTGCTGGACGAGCGGGGCCAGATCAAGCTCTGCGACTTCGGCATCAGCGGCCGCCTGGTGGACTCCAAAGCCAAGACGCGGAGCGCCGGCTGTGCCGCCTACATGGCA CCCGAGCGCATTGACCCCCCAGACCCCACCAAGCCGGACTATGACATCCGGGCCGACGTATGGAGCCTGGGCATCTCGTTG CCCTGCCCGTCTCCCTCCCAGGTGGAGCTGGCAACAGGACAGTTTCCCTACAAGAACTGCAAGACGGACTTTGAGGTCCTCACCAAAGTCCTACAGGAAGAGCCCCCGCTTCTGCCCGGACACATGGGCTTCTCGGGGGACTTCCAGTCCTTCGTCAAAGACTG CCTTACTAAAGATCACAGGAAGAGACCAAAGTATAATAAGCTACTT GAACACAGCTTCATCAAGCGCTACGAGACGCTGGAGGTGGACGTGGCGTCCTGGTTCAAGGATGTCATGGCGAAGACTGAGTCACCGCGGACTAGCGGCGTCCTGAGCCAGCCCCACCTGCCCTTCTTCAGGTAG
- the MAP2K7 gene encoding dual specificity mitogen-activated protein kinase kinase 7 isoform X1, whose amino-acid sequence MAASSLEQKLSRLEAKLKQENREARRRIDLNLDISPQRPRPIIVITLSPAPAPSQRAALQLPLANDGGSRSPSSESSPQHPTPPARPRHMLGLPSTLFTPRSMESIEIDQKLQEIMKQTGYLTIGGQRYQAEINDLENLGEMGSGTCGQVWKMRFRKTGHVIAVKQMRRSGNKEENKRILMDLDVVLKSHDCPYIVQCFGTFITNTDVFIAMELMGTCAEKLKKRMQGPIPERILGKMTVAIVKALYYLKEKHGVIHRDVKPSNILLDERGQIKLCDFGISGRLVDSKAKTRSAGCAAYMAPERIDPPDPTKPDYDIRADVWSLGISLPCPSPSQVELATGQFPYKNCKTDFEVLTKVLQEEPPLLPGHMGFSGDFQSFVKDCLTKDHRKRPKYNKLLEHSFIKRYETLEVDVASWFKDVMAKTESPRTSGVLSQPHLPFFR is encoded by the exons ATGGCGGCGTCCTCCCTGGAGCAGAAGCTGTCCCGCCTGGAAgcaaagctgaagcaggagaaccggGAGGCCCGGCGGAGGATCGACCTCAACCTGGATATCAGCCCGCAGCGGCCCAGGCCCA TTATTGTGATCACTCTAAGCCCTGCTCCTGCCCCGTCCCAACGAGCAG CCCTGCAGCTCCCGCTGGCCAACGATGGGGGCAGCCGCTCGCCATCCTCAGAGAGCTCCCCGCAGCACCCCACGCCCCCTGCCCGGCCCCGCCACATGCTGGGGCTCCCGTCAACCCTGTTCACACCCCGCAGCATGGAGAG CATTGAGATTGACCAGAAGCTGCAGGAGATCATGAAGCAGACGGGCTACCTGACCATCGGGGGCCAG cgCTACCAGGCAGAAATCAACGACCTGGAGAACTTGGGCGAGATGGGCAGCGGCACCTGCGGCCAGGTTTGGAAGATGCGCTTCCGGAAGACCGGCCACGTCATTGCCGTTAAG CAAATGCGGCGCTCGGGGAACAAGGAGGAGAACAAGCGCATCCTCATGGACCTGGATGTGGTGCTCAAGAGCCACGACTGCCCCTACATCGTGCAGTGCTTTGGGACGTTCATCACCAAC ACGGACGTCTTCATCGCCATGGAGCTCATGGGCACCTGCGCTGAAAAGCTCAAGAAGCGGATGCAGGGCCCCATTCCCGAGCGCATTCTGGGCAAGATGACAGTGGCG ATTGTGAAGGCGCTGTACTACCTGAAGGAGAAGCACGGTGTCATCCACCGCGACGTCAAGCCCTCCAACATCCTGCTGGACGAGCGGGGCCAGATCAAGCTCTGCGACTTCGGCATCAGCGGCCGCCTGGTGGACTCCAAAGCCAAGACGCGGAGCGCCGGCTGTGCCGCCTACATGGCA CCCGAGCGCATTGACCCCCCAGACCCCACCAAGCCGGACTATGACATCCGGGCCGACGTATGGAGCCTGGGCATCTCGTTG CCCTGCCCGTCTCCCTCCCAGGTGGAGCTGGCAACAGGACAGTTTCCCTACAAGAACTGCAAGACGGACTTTGAGGTCCTCACCAAAGTCCTACAGGAAGAGCCCCCGCTTCTGCCCGGACACATGGGCTTCTCGGGGGACTTCCAGTCCTTCGTCAAAGACTG CCTTACTAAAGATCACAGGAAGAGACCAAAGTATAATAAGCTACTT GAACACAGCTTCATCAAGCGCTACGAGACGCTGGAGGTGGACGTGGCGTCCTGGTTCAAGGATGTCATGGCGAAGACTGAGTCACCGCGGACTAGCGGCGTCCTGAGCCAGCCCCACCTGCCCTTCTTCAGGTAG
- the TGFBR3L gene encoding transforming growth factor-beta receptor type 3-like protein isoform X2 has translation MLGTVLLLALLPGITTLPSGPPAPPFPAAPGPWLRRPLFSLKLSDTEDVFPRRAGPLEVPADSRVFVQAALARPSPRWGLALHRCSVTPSSRPSPGPALALLREGCPADTSVAFPPPPPPSPGATRPARFSFRLRPVFNASVQFLHCQLSRCRRLRGVRRAPAPLTPPPPSRCLPQDEACADTGSGSAEGLAADGPHLHTLTQPIVVTVPRPPPRPPKSVPGRAVRPEPPAPAPAALEPAPVVALVLAAFVLGAALAAGLGLVCAHSAPHAPGPPARASPSGPQPRRSQ, from the exons ATGCTGGGCACCGTGCTGCTGCTGGCCCTGCTCCCAGGGATCACCACCTTACCCAGCGGGCCACCTG CTCCCCCGTTCCCCGCGGCGCCCGGCCCCTGGCTGCGCAGACCCCTCTTCAGCCTGAAGCTGTCCGACACAGAGGACGTCTTTCCTCGCCGCGCGGGGCCGCTTGAGGTCCCGGCCGACAGCCGCGTGTTCGTGCAG GCGGCCTTGGCCCGTCCCTCCCCGCGCTGGGGCCTGGCCCTGCACCGCTGCTCAGTGACGCCGTCCTCACGCCCGTCCCCGGGGCCCGCCCTGGCTCTGCTGCGTGAGGGCTGCCCCGCCGACACCTCTGTCGCCTtcccgccaccgccgccgccgagCCCGGGTGCCACCCGCCCCGCGCGTTTCAGCTTCCGCCTGCGCCCGGTCTTCAACGCCTCGGTGCAGTTCCTGCACTGCCAGCTGAGCCGCTGCCGCCGCCTCCGGGGAGTCCGCCGGGCGCCTGCGCCTCTGACGCCGCCGCCGCCATCGCGG TGTCTGCCTCAGGACGAGGCGTGCGCCGACACTGGCAGTGGCAGCGCCGAGGGCCTGGCTGCTGACGGCCCCCACCTGCACACGCTGACGCAGCCTATCGTGGTCACCGTGCCGCGGCCGCCCCCCA GGCCGCCCAAGAGTGTCCCCGGCCGCGCCGTGCGCCCTGAGCCTCCCGCGCCGGCCCCCGCGGCCCTGGAACCCGCGCCGGTGGTGGCGCTGGTGTTGGCAGCCTTCGTGCTGGGCGCCGCGCTGGCCGCCGGGCTGGGCCTCGTCTGTGCGCACTCAG CGCCCCACGCCCCTGGCCCGCCCGCGAGAGCCTCGCCCAGCGGTCCCCAGCCCAGGAGGTCCCAGTGA
- the TGFBR3L gene encoding transforming growth factor-beta receptor type 3-like protein isoform X1, with product MGESAAATASLFQRRRRGRGGRVTFPGGLKGSARFLSFGPPFPAPPAPPFPAAPGPWLRRPLFSLKLSDTEDVFPRRAGPLEVPADSRVFVQAALARPSPRWGLALHRCSVTPSSRPSPGPALALLREGCPADTSVAFPPPPPPSPGATRPARFSFRLRPVFNASVQFLHCQLSRCRRLRGVRRAPAPLTPPPPSRCLPQDEACADTGSGSAEGLAADGPHLHTLTQPIVVTVPRPPPRPPKSVPGRAVRPEPPAPAPAALEPAPVVALVLAAFVLGAALAAGLGLVCAHSAPHAPGPPARASPSGPQPRRSQ from the exons ATGGGTGAATCGGCCGCCGCAACCGCATCCCTTTTCCAAAGGCGGAGGCGGGGGCGAGGTGGTCGGGTCACTTTTCCCGGAGGCCTAAAGGGCAGCGCGCGTTTTCTCTCCTTTGGGCCGCCCTTCCCCGCCCCGCCAGCTCCCCCGTTCCCCGCGGCGCCCGGCCCCTGGCTGCGCAGACCCCTCTTCAGCCTGAAGCTGTCCGACACAGAGGACGTCTTTCCTCGCCGCGCGGGGCCGCTTGAGGTCCCGGCCGACAGCCGCGTGTTCGTGCAG GCGGCCTTGGCCCGTCCCTCCCCGCGCTGGGGCCTGGCCCTGCACCGCTGCTCAGTGACGCCGTCCTCACGCCCGTCCCCGGGGCCCGCCCTGGCTCTGCTGCGTGAGGGCTGCCCCGCCGACACCTCTGTCGCCTtcccgccaccgccgccgccgagCCCGGGTGCCACCCGCCCCGCGCGTTTCAGCTTCCGCCTGCGCCCGGTCTTCAACGCCTCGGTGCAGTTCCTGCACTGCCAGCTGAGCCGCTGCCGCCGCCTCCGGGGAGTCCGCCGGGCGCCTGCGCCTCTGACGCCGCCGCCGCCATCGCGG TGTCTGCCTCAGGACGAGGCGTGCGCCGACACTGGCAGTGGCAGCGCCGAGGGCCTGGCTGCTGACGGCCCCCACCTGCACACGCTGACGCAGCCTATCGTGGTCACCGTGCCGCGGCCGCCCCCCA GGCCGCCCAAGAGTGTCCCCGGCCGCGCCGTGCGCCCTGAGCCTCCCGCGCCGGCCCCCGCGGCCCTGGAACCCGCGCCGGTGGTGGCGCTGGTGTTGGCAGCCTTCGTGCTGGGCGCCGCGCTGGCCGCCGGGCTGGGCCTCGTCTGTGCGCACTCAG CGCCCCACGCCCCTGGCCCGCCCGCGAGAGCCTCGCCCAGCGGTCCCCAGCCCAGGAGGTCCCAGTGA